One stretch of Halichoerus grypus chromosome 8, mHalGry1.hap1.1, whole genome shotgun sequence DNA includes these proteins:
- the AMN gene encoding protein amnionless isoform X1 — MGALGRVLLWLQLCGSGPPRRPHLRPGSVASLPSACAWGRLSGKHSVIPIPSADPGRLQTLGPQHRLRTRRQLEPEPDPMCGRRRRVPHKQDGVSPGARGSQHLGHAAAAGRGVRPGLGGRLQRPGRQQGPGLWHRRPRALPRPRPLLVARPAPVALRGRGARPLLRGRRARALPPRRRRLPARRLLPSGPRPGRPPRACPQRPGSGPGERARGAGARVSSPRLRPCQSPHGSSERSEAVPSSGGRRSGPGHPQTFTRDEDLAAFLASRAGRLRFHGPGALSVGPEACAEPSGCVCGNAEVQPWICAALLRPLGGRCPPAACRDALRPEGQCCDLCGAIVSLTHGPTFDIERYRARLLQAFLPRHQGLQVAVSKVPRPPRPRGTAGAEADTEIQVVLAETGPQTGGAGRLARALLADVAEHGEALGVLSATARESGAPVGDGSAEGLVGSGLRAELAGAVTAGLLLVLLAAGALLLRRAPRPTWGRRDEAAPAPVVAPLGFSNPVFDVAGSAEPPPAPKVENSSASRSYFINPLFAEAEA; from the exons ATGGGCGCTCTGGGCCGGGTCCTGCTGTGGCTGCAGCTCTGCG GGTCTGGGCCGCCCCGGCGACCCCATCTGCGGCCGGGCTCTGTGGCCAGCCTTCCTTCCGCCTGTGCGTGGGGGCGTCTGAGCGGGAAGCACTCAGTCATCCCCATCCCCAGCGCTGACCCGGGCCGCCTACAAACTCTGGGTCCCCAACACCGACTTCGAACCCGCCGCCAACTGGAGCCAGAACCGGACCCCATGTGCGGGCGCCGCCGTCGAGTTCCCCACAAACAAG ATGGTGTCAGTCCTGGTGCGAGAGGGTCACAGCATCTCGGACATG CTGCTGCCGCGGGACGGGGAGTTCGTCCTGGCCTCGGGGGCCGGCTTCAGCGCCCCGGACGCCAGCAGGGACCCGGGCTGTGGCACAG gcgcccccgcgCTCTTCCTCGACCCCGACCGCTTCTCGTGGCACGACCCGCGCCTGTGGCGCTCCGGGGACGCGGCGCAAGGCCTCTTCTCCGTGGACGCCGAGCGCGTGCCCTGCCGCCACGACGACGTCGTCTTCCCGCCCGACGCCTCCTTCCGAGTGGGCCTCGGCCCGGGCGCCCGCCCCGCGCGTGTCCGCAGCGTCCGGGCTCTGGGCCAGGTGAGCGGGCGCGCGGGGCCGGGGCTCGGGTCTCCTCTCCGCGCCTCCGCCCCTGCCAGTCCCCACACGGGAGTTCCGAGCGCTCAGAGGCTGTCCCCTCCTCGGGCGGGCGCCGCTCGGGACCCGGCCACCCGCAGACGTTCACGCGCGACGAGGACCTGGCCGCGTTCCTGGCGTCCCGCGCCGGCCGCCTGCGCTTCCACGGGCCGGGCGCTCTGAGCGTGGGCCCCGAGGCCTGCGCCGAGCCGTCGGGCTGCGTCTGCGGCAACGCCGAG GTGCAGCCCTGGATCTGCGCGGCCCTGCTCCGGCCCCTGGGCGGCCGCTGCCCCCCGGCCGCCTGCCGTGACGCCCTCCGGCCCGAGGGGCAGTGCTGTGACCTCTGCG GAGCCATCGTGTCGCTGACCCACGGGCCCACCTTTGACATTGAGCGGTACCGGGCGCGGCTGCTGCAAGCCTTCCTG ccccggcacCAGGGGCTGCAAGTGGCCGTGTCCAAGGTGCCGCGCCCGCCCCGGCCGCGCGGGACCGCAGGCGCGGAGGCGGACACGGAGATTCAGGTGGTGCTGGCAGAGACCGGGCCGCAGACGGGCGGTGCGGGGCGGCTGGCCCGTGCCCTCCTGGCGGATGTCGCCGAGCACG GCGAAGCCCTTGGGGTCCTGTCGGCGACCGCCCGGGAGTCGGGCGCGCCTGTCGGGGACGGCTCGGCGGAGGGGCTGGTCGGTTCAGGTTTGCGCGCGGAGCTGGCGGGCGCAGTGACGGCTGGGCTGCTCCTGGTGCTGCTGGCGGCGGGGGCGCTGCTGCTGCGCCGCGCCCCGAGGCCCAC GTGGGGTAGGCGCGACGAAGCGGCCCCCGCGCCCGTCGTGGCGCCCCTGGGCTTCTCCAACCCGGTGTTCGACGTGGCGGGCTCCGCGGAGCCG CCTCCCGCGCCGAAGGTGGAAAACAGCAGCGCCAGCCGCAGCTACTTCATTAACCCGCTTTTCGCGGAGGCGGAGGCCTGA
- the AMN gene encoding protein amnionless isoform X2, giving the protein MGALGRVLLWLQLCALTRAAYKLWVPNTDFEPAANWSQNRTPCAGAAVEFPTNKMVSVLVREGHSISDMLLPRDGEFVLASGAGFSAPDASRDPGCGTGAPALFLDPDRFSWHDPRLWRSGDAAQGLFSVDAERVPCRHDDVVFPPDASFRVGLGPGARPARVRSVRALGQTFTRDEDLAAFLASRAGRLRFHGPGALSVGPEACAEPSGCVCGNAEVQPWICAALLRPLGGRCPPAACRDALRPEGQCCDLCGAIVSLTHGPTFDIERYRARLLQAFLPRHQGLQVAVSKVPRPPRPRGTAGAEADTEIQVVLAETGPQTGGAGRLARALLADVAEHGEALGVLSATARESGAPVGDGSAEGLVGSGLRAELAGAVTAGLLLVLLAAGALLLRRAPRPTWGRRDEAAPAPVVAPLGFSNPVFDVAGSAEPPPAPKVENSSASRSYFINPLFAEAEA; this is encoded by the exons ATGGGCGCTCTGGGCCGGGTCCTGCTGTGGCTGCAGCTCTGCG CGCTGACCCGGGCCGCCTACAAACTCTGGGTCCCCAACACCGACTTCGAACCCGCCGCCAACTGGAGCCAGAACCGGACCCCATGTGCGGGCGCCGCCGTCGAGTTCCCCACAAACAAG ATGGTGTCAGTCCTGGTGCGAGAGGGTCACAGCATCTCGGACATG CTGCTGCCGCGGGACGGGGAGTTCGTCCTGGCCTCGGGGGCCGGCTTCAGCGCCCCGGACGCCAGCAGGGACCCGGGCTGTGGCACAG gcgcccccgcgCTCTTCCTCGACCCCGACCGCTTCTCGTGGCACGACCCGCGCCTGTGGCGCTCCGGGGACGCGGCGCAAGGCCTCTTCTCCGTGGACGCCGAGCGCGTGCCCTGCCGCCACGACGACGTCGTCTTCCCGCCCGACGCCTCCTTCCGAGTGGGCCTCGGCCCGGGCGCCCGCCCCGCGCGTGTCCGCAGCGTCCGGGCTCTGGGCCAG ACGTTCACGCGCGACGAGGACCTGGCCGCGTTCCTGGCGTCCCGCGCCGGCCGCCTGCGCTTCCACGGGCCGGGCGCTCTGAGCGTGGGCCCCGAGGCCTGCGCCGAGCCGTCGGGCTGCGTCTGCGGCAACGCCGAG GTGCAGCCCTGGATCTGCGCGGCCCTGCTCCGGCCCCTGGGCGGCCGCTGCCCCCCGGCCGCCTGCCGTGACGCCCTCCGGCCCGAGGGGCAGTGCTGTGACCTCTGCG GAGCCATCGTGTCGCTGACCCACGGGCCCACCTTTGACATTGAGCGGTACCGGGCGCGGCTGCTGCAAGCCTTCCTG ccccggcacCAGGGGCTGCAAGTGGCCGTGTCCAAGGTGCCGCGCCCGCCCCGGCCGCGCGGGACCGCAGGCGCGGAGGCGGACACGGAGATTCAGGTGGTGCTGGCAGAGACCGGGCCGCAGACGGGCGGTGCGGGGCGGCTGGCCCGTGCCCTCCTGGCGGATGTCGCCGAGCACG GCGAAGCCCTTGGGGTCCTGTCGGCGACCGCCCGGGAGTCGGGCGCGCCTGTCGGGGACGGCTCGGCGGAGGGGCTGGTCGGTTCAGGTTTGCGCGCGGAGCTGGCGGGCGCAGTGACGGCTGGGCTGCTCCTGGTGCTGCTGGCGGCGGGGGCGCTGCTGCTGCGCCGCGCCCCGAGGCCCAC GTGGGGTAGGCGCGACGAAGCGGCCCCCGCGCCCGTCGTGGCGCCCCTGGGCTTCTCCAACCCGGTGTTCGACGTGGCGGGCTCCGCGGAGCCG CCTCCCGCGCCGAAGGTGGAAAACAGCAGCGCCAGCCGCAGCTACTTCATTAACCCGCTTTTCGCGGAGGCGGAGGCCTGA